The Pseudomonas sp. SCA2728.1_7 DNA segment CGGGGTCTTCAGGCGCGACATCACGCGCAGGTTCCAGGCAATTGCTTCGCTCTGGTTGCGCTCTTCAGCGTCGATACCAGGGTAAGCACCCGGGGTGTCGATGAAGGTCAGGATCGGCATCTTGAAACGCTCGGCCATTTCCATCAAGCGGCAAGCCTTGCGGTAGCCTTCCGGACGCGGCATGCCGAAGTTGCGGCGCACCTTCTCACGGACTTCACGGCCTTTCTGGTGACCGATGATCATCACCGGCTGATCTTCCAGACGGGCGATACCGCCAACGATTGCCGCGTCGTCAGAGAAGTGACGGTCGCCGTGCAGTTCGTCGAACTCGGTGAAGATGTGCTCGATATAGTCGAGGGTGTACGGGCGTTTCGGGTGACGCGCCAGGCGTGCGATCTGCCAGCTGGTCAGCTTGCCGAAGATGTCTTCGGTCAGCGTTTTGCTTTTGTCCTGCAGGCGGGAGATCTCATCGCCGATATTCAGCGAATTGTCATTACCGACCAAGCGCAACTCTTCGATCTTGGCTTGCAGGTCGGCGATCGGCTGTTCGAAATCTAGAAAATTCGGGTTCATAGGCGTCCGTCTTGGGTCGTGTCCCAAATGAGCTTGGGCCGGCCGGTTGTCTATTCGCGCCCTACCTTAAGGGAGAGGCGCGCTGAGGTCGAGATTAAAAATTCAGGTTGCGGGCAAGCGCAATAATGGCACTCGCCGGTCAACGGTATTGGAGGAAGACGTTGTCTCGCCCGAACTGGTCACGCAGAGCCTGAATCAAGGCATCCGCCGGGTCGATTCGCCACGTCTCGCCAAACTGCAGCAAGGTCTTCGCATCCGGGCTGGTGTACTCCATGGTGATCGGGCAAGCGCCGCGGTGACGCTTGAGCAGATCGCCCAACCAGCGTAGCTGATCGCCTTTCAAGTCCTGAGTCTGAAGCTTCAGACGCAGGCTTTCGGCCAGGTTGGTGCGGGCGTCTTCCATGCTCATCACGCGCTTGACCCGCAGCTTCAGCCCCCCGGAGAAGTCGTCATTGCTGACCTCGCCTTCGACGACCACCATCGCGTCAGTCTGCAACAACGACTGCGCCGCATGGAACGACTCGGAAAACAGCGAGGCCTCGATGCGTCCAGAGCGGTCATCCAGGGTGATGAACCCCATCTTGTCGCCCTTCTTGTTCTTCATGACCCGCAGCGCAATGATCATGCCCGCGACGGTCTGGGTATCTCGCGCCGGTTTCAGATCAATGATGCGCTGGCGGGCGAAACGACGGATTTCACCTTCGTATTCATCAATCGGGTGACCGGTCAGGTACAGGCCCAGGGTGTCTTTCTCTCCTTTGAGCCGCTCCTTGAGCGTCAACTCCTTGGCCTTGCGATGGTTGGCGTAAACGTCAGCGTCTTCTTCGACGAACAGTCCACCGAACAGGTCCGAGTGCCCGCTGTCCTGAGTGCGTGCAGTTTGTTCGGCGGCCTTGATCGCCTCTTCCATGGCCGTCAGCAGCACCGCGCGGTTGCGGTCGATGTTGGCCTGGTAGGCTTTTTGCTCATCGTGGAAGTACGGGCCAAGGCGATCCAGAGCACCGCTGCGAATCAAGCCGTCGAGCGTGCGTTTGTTGATGCGCTTGAGGTCGACCCGGGCGCAGAAATCGAACAGATCCTTGAACGGCCCTGCCAGACGCGCCTCAGTGATCGCCTCAACCGGCCCCTCGCCTACGCCTTTGATCGCGCCCAGGCCATAAATGATCCGGCCCTCATCGTTCACCGTGAACTTGAACTCCGAAGTATTCACATCCGGCGCGTCGAGACGCAGCTTCATGGTGCGAATTTCTTCGATCAAGGTCACGACCTTGTCGGTGTTGTGCATATCCGCCGACAGTACCGCAGCCATGAACGGCGCCGGGTAGTGCGTTTTCAGCCAAGCGGTCTGATAGGAAACCAGACCATAAGCGGCGGAGTGAGACTTGTTGAAACCGTAACCGGCGAATTTTTCCACCAGGTCAAAAATGTTACCCGCGAGATCAGCGTCAATATTGTTGGTCTTGCAACCTTCAATGAAGCCGCCGCGCTGCTTGGCCATTTCTTCGGGCTTTTTCTTACCCATGGCGCGACGGAGCATGTCCGCACCACCTAGTGTGTAACCGGCCATGACCTGGGCAATCTGCATCACCTGTTCCTGATACAGGATGATGCCGTAAGTCGGCGCCAACACAGGCTTGAGGCCTTCGTATTGGTAATCGGAGTGCGGATACGCCAGCTCGGCGCGACCGTGCTTACGGTTGATAAAGTCGTCAACCATGCCCGATTGCAGTGGGCCCGGACGGAACAGGGCCACCAGTGCGATCAAGTCTTCCAGGCAGTCGGGCTTGAGCTTTTTGATCAGCTCTTTCATACCTCGGGACTCAAGCTGGAACACCGCTGTGGTTTCAGCTTTTTGCAACAACGTATACGTAGGCTTGTCGTCGAGCGGGATGAACGCAATGTCCAACGGCGGCTCGTTGACCTTGGCCCGGTCGCGGTTGATGGTTTTCAGCGCCCAGTCGATCACCGTCAGCGTGCGCAGACCGAGGAAGTCGAACTTCACCAGACCGGCCGCTTCAACGTCGTCCTTGTCGAACTGGGTTACCAGACCGTCACCGGCCTCGTCGCAATAGATCGGCGAGAAGTCAGTCAGTTTGGTCGGTGCGATAACCACACCACCGGCGTGTTTACCGACGTTACGCACAACGCCTTCGAGCTTGCGTGCCATCTCCCAGATTTCCGCAGCCTCTTCATCGACCTTGATGAAGTCACGGAGGATCTCTTCCTGCTCGTAGGCTTTTTCCAGGGTCATGCCGACTTCGAACGGAATCATCTTCGACAGACGATCCGCCAGGCCATAGGACTTGCCCTGCACCCGCGCCACGTCGCGCACCACAGCCTTGGCGGCCATGGAACCGAAGGTGATGATCTGGCTTACCGCGTTGCGACCGTACTTCTCGGCCACGTAGTCGATCACGCGGTCACGACCGTCCATGCAGAAGTCGACGTCGAAGTCGGGCATCGAGACCCGTTCCGGGTTAAGGAAACGTTCGAACAGCAGGTCGTATTCCAGCGGGTCGAGGTCGGTGATCTTCTGCACGTAGGCCACCAGCGATCCGGCACCCGACCCACGGCCGGGACCTACCGGTACGCCGTTGTTCTTGGCCCACTGGATAAAGTCCATAACGATCAGGAAGTAACCGGGGAAGCCCATCTGGATGATGATATCCAGCTCGAAATTCAAGCGGTCGACGTAGACCTGACGCTTGGCTTCATAGTCTTCGGTGGTGTCTTTGGGCAGCAGCACCGACAAGCGTTCTTCGAGACCGTCGAAGGAGACTTTTCGGAAATACTCGTCGATGGTCATGCCATCGGGGATCGGGAAGTTGGGCAGGAAGTGAGTGCCCAGTTTCACTTCGATGTTGCAGCGCTTGGCGATCTCGACGGTGTTTTCGATGGCGTCGGGAATATCGCTGAACAGCTCGATCATCTCCTCGGCGCTTTTCAGGTATTGCTGATCGCTGTAATTCTTCGAACGCCGCGGATCGTCGAGGGCGCGGCCCTCACCGATGCACACGCGGGTTTCGTGGGCGGCGAAATCTTCCTGCTTGATGAAACGTACATCGTTGGTCGCCACCAGCGGCGCGCCGAGTTTGTCGGCGAGGGCGACGGCACCGTGCAGTTGCTCTTCATCGTTAGGACGGTTGGTGCGCTGGATTTCCAGATAGAAACGATCCGGGAACACCGCCATCCATTCACGCGCCAGCACTTCGGCTTCGGCCGGATTGCCGCCGATCATGGCCATGCCGATCTCGCCTTCTTTGGCGGCGGACAGCATGATCAGGCCTTCGTTGGCTTCAGCAACCCACTCACGCTCGACAATGATCATGCCGTTGCGCTGACCTTCGATGAAACCGCGCGAGATCAACTCGGTGAGGTTGCGATAGCCCTTGGCGTTCATCACCAACAGGCTGAGCCGGCTCAGCGGTGCGTCCGGGTCCTTGTTCGACAGCCACAGGTCGGCGCCGCAAATCGGCTTGATGCCGGCGCCCATGGTGTTTTTATAGAATTTGACCAGAGAACACATGTTGTTCTGGTCGGTGACCGCGACCGCCGGCATGTTCATGGCCGTCAGCGCCTTGACCAGCGGCTTGATCCGTACCAGCCCGTCGACCAGGGAGTATTCAGTGTGCAGGCGTAGATGAACGAATGAAGCCGGCATAGTGATCCTGTCCAGTTACATAGAGACAACAAGGCCCGGATTGTACCGGGCCTCGAACAAAACATCAGCCTTGCGACTAAACCTGTGTCAGGCCTTCCAGCGCTTCATAAGCCTGACGCACCGGGGCGAACGAGCGCCGGTGAATCGGCGTAGGGCCAAGACGCACCAACGCTTCCAGATGAACGGGCGTCGGGTAGCCTTTATGGCCACCGATGCCGTAACCCGGGTAGATCAATTCGAACGCAGCCATTTCACGGTCGCGACTGACTTTGGCCAGAATCGACGCCGCAGCGATAGCCGGGACCTTGCCGTCGCCCTGCACCACCGCTTCGGCGCGCATCGGCAGTTGCGGACAGCGGTTGCCGTCGATCATCGCCAGTTTTGGCTGAATGTGCAGGCCGGCCACCGCGCGCTGCATGGCCAACATGGTTGCGTGCAAAATGTTCAGCTCGTCGATTTCTTCGACTTCGGCGCGGGCAATGCACCAGCTCAGGGACTTCTCGATGATTTCGTCGTAGAGCTTTTCGCGCTTGGCTTCGGTGAGTTTCTTCGAGTCGTTGAGGCCGAGAATCGGCCGGTTCGGATCAAGGATCACCGCCGCCGTCACCACCGCACCGCACAAAGGGCCACGACCGACTTCATCAACGCCGGCCACCAGTTCTTCAACTTCGGCGACCAAGGTGAAATCCAGGCCCATCTGCATGCTTGTCTTGCTCATCGTGTCTGACCGATCAGGTTAAGGACGGCGTCCGCCGCCTGATTGGAGGCGTCCAGCCGCAATGTGCGGTGAATCTCATCAAAGCCGCGCGTCTGTTCTTCGCCACCTTCGATCAATGGCGACAGGGTCTGCGCCAGTGCTTCGACCGTCGCATCATCCTGCAACAATTCCGGGACCAGCAGACGCTGGGCTAGCAGGTTCGGCAGGGACACGTACGGGCTCTTGACCATGCGCTTGAGAATCCAGAACGTCAGCGGCGCCAAACGGTACGCCACTACCATCGGGCGCTTGTATAGCAGCGCCTCAAGGGTAGCGGTGCCGGAGGCGATCAACACGGCGTTGCACGCGGCCAGGGCCAGATGGGATTTGCCGTCGAGCAAGGTCACCGGCAGATCACGGCCGGCAAGCAACTCTTCAAGTTGCGCGCGGCGCTCCGGGTTGGCACACGGGATGACAAAGCGCAAACCCGGGCGCAACGCACGCAGGCGTTCGGCAGTATCAAGGAACAGCGCACCCAGTCGAGACACTTCGCCGCCGCGACTGCCGGGCATCAACGCCACCAGCGGGCCGTCGGGCAGGCCCAGCTCGGCACGGGCCGCAGCACGATCGGCCTCCAATGGAATGGTATCGGCCAGGGTGTGACCGACGAACCGCACTGGCACGCCCATCTCTTCGTAAAATTTTGCTTCGAACGGCAGCAGCGTCAGCATCAGGTCACAGCCTTCGCGGATCTTCAGCACACGCTTCTGCCGCCACGCCCACACCGAAGGGCTGACGTAATGCACGGTTTTGATCCCGGCCTGACGTAGCTTCAATTCAATGTTGAGATTGAAGTCCGGCGCGTCGATACCGATGAACGCGTCTGGCTTCTCGGCGATCAGCGTGGCGATCAGGTCTTTGCGGCGTTTGAGCAATTCGCGCAGCCGGCCGAGAACTTCCACCAGGCCCATGACCGACAAGCGTTCCATGGGAAAGTAGGACGTCAGGCCTTCGGCCTGCATTAACGGACCACCGACGCCGATGAACTCGACCGCCGGATGCTGTGCCTTGAGCGCGCGCATGAGGCCGGCGCCGAGAATGTCACCGGAAGCTTCACCCGCCACCAGCGCAATACGCAGATTGGCCATGATCAGCGAGTGATGCCGCGAGTCGACGACTGAATGGAGTCACGGAATATCGCGACTTCCGGGAACTGCGCAGCAGGCTCGGCCAACTCGGCCAATGCCTGTTCAACCGTAAGGCCTTGGCGATAGACGGTTTTGTAAGCGCGACGCAGGGTGTGGATCGCGTCCTCACTGAAACCGCGACGGCGCATGCCTTCGAAGTTCATGCTGCGCGCTTCGGCCGGGTTGCCGAACACGGTGACGAACGCCGGAACGTCCTTGCCGATGGCGGTGCCCATGCCGGAAAAGCTGTGAGCGCCAATGTGGCAATACTGATGAACCAGAGTAAACCCGGAGAGGATCGCCCAGTCATCCACGTGCACATGGCCGGCCAACGCGGTGTTGTTGACCAGAATGCAGTGGTTGCCGATGACGCTGTCGTGACCGATATGGGCATAGGCCATGATCAGGTTGTGATCGCCCAGCGTGGTTTCCGAACGGTCCTGAACGGTGCCACGGTGGATCGTCACGCCTTCGCGGATGACGTTGTGGTCACCGATCACCAGACGGGTTTCTTCGCCTTTGTATTTCAGATCGGGCGTGTCTTCGCCTACCGAGGAAAACTGGTAGATGCGATTGTGCTTGCCGATGCGGGTCGGGCCTTTGAGGATTACATGCGGCCCAATCACGGTACCCTCGCCGATTTCCACACCTGCGCCGATGATCGACCACGGGCCGACCTCGACGCCATCAGCCAGGACGGCCGATGGATCGATGATTGCGCGAGGGTCAATCAAACTCATAGCTTGCGTTCCGCGCAGATGATTTCAGCCGAGCAGACCGGCTTGCCATCGACCGAAGCCTGGCATTCGAACTTCCAGATCTGACGCTTGCAGCTGATGAACTTGGCTTCAAGAATCAGTTGATCGCCCGGCAACACCGGCTGGCGGAAGCGCAGCTTGTCGGAACCGACGAAGTAATAAAGCGTGCCATCGGCAGGCTTCACATCGAGCATTTTGAAACCGAGGATCCCGGCAGCCTGAGCCATCGCTTCGATGATCAGTACGCCCGGCATGATTGGATGCGCCGGGAAGTGACCATTGAAGAACGGTTCATTGATGCTGACATTCTTGTAGGCGCGAATGCGCTTGCCTTCAGTGTCCAGTTCCACCACCCGGTCCACCAGCAGGAACGGGTAACGGTGAGGCAGGTATTCGCGAATCTCGTTGATGTCCATCATTTCGGGGGGAAGCCTATGTAAAGATTGGGAGCGCGACTGAAGCGCACTCCTCTAGCAAATCAAGGAGGCAGTCTAGAGGCTGTGCACACTTGATATGGAAATGGTATCAGCCATCTGATGAAGCATTGCCGTCAGGGGTCACTTCCCCTACGCGCTTTTCCAGCTGTTTCAACCGTCGCGCGATGTCATCGAGCTGACGGATGCGGGCCGCGCTTTTGCGCCATTCGGCCGCCGGTTGCATGGCT contains these protein-coding regions:
- a CDS encoding acetyl-CoA carboxylase carboxyltransferase subunit alpha; amino-acid sequence: MNPNFLDFEQPIADLQAKIEELRLVGNDNSLNIGDEISRLQDKSKTLTEDIFGKLTSWQIARLARHPKRPYTLDYIEHIFTEFDELHGDRHFSDDAAIVGGIARLEDQPVMIIGHQKGREVREKVRRNFGMPRPEGYRKACRLMEMAERFKMPILTFIDTPGAYPGIDAEERNQSEAIAWNLRVMSRLKTPIIATVIGEGGSGGALAIGVCDQLNMLQYSTYAVISPEGCASILWKTAEKAPDAAEAMGITAERLKGLGIVDKVIGEPLGGAHRDPAAAAASIRAELSSQLAMLKKFDNEALLKRRYDRLMSYGL
- the dnaE gene encoding DNA polymerase III subunit alpha, which translates into the protein MPASFVHLRLHTEYSLVDGLVRIKPLVKALTAMNMPAVAVTDQNNMCSLVKFYKNTMGAGIKPICGADLWLSNKDPDAPLSRLSLLVMNAKGYRNLTELISRGFIEGQRNGMIIVEREWVAEANEGLIMLSAAKEGEIGMAMIGGNPAEAEVLAREWMAVFPDRFYLEIQRTNRPNDEEQLHGAVALADKLGAPLVATNDVRFIKQEDFAAHETRVCIGEGRALDDPRRSKNYSDQQYLKSAEEMIELFSDIPDAIENTVEIAKRCNIEVKLGTHFLPNFPIPDGMTIDEYFRKVSFDGLEERLSVLLPKDTTEDYEAKRQVYVDRLNFELDIIIQMGFPGYFLIVMDFIQWAKNNGVPVGPGRGSGAGSLVAYVQKITDLDPLEYDLLFERFLNPERVSMPDFDVDFCMDGRDRVIDYVAEKYGRNAVSQIITFGSMAAKAVVRDVARVQGKSYGLADRLSKMIPFEVGMTLEKAYEQEEILRDFIKVDEEAAEIWEMARKLEGVVRNVGKHAGGVVIAPTKLTDFSPIYCDEAGDGLVTQFDKDDVEAAGLVKFDFLGLRTLTVIDWALKTINRDRAKVNEPPLDIAFIPLDDKPTYTLLQKAETTAVFQLESRGMKELIKKLKPDCLEDLIALVALFRPGPLQSGMVDDFINRKHGRAELAYPHSDYQYEGLKPVLAPTYGIILYQEQVMQIAQVMAGYTLGGADMLRRAMGKKKPEEMAKQRGGFIEGCKTNNIDADLAGNIFDLVEKFAGYGFNKSHSAAYGLVSYQTAWLKTHYPAPFMAAVLSADMHNTDKVVTLIEEIRTMKLRLDAPDVNTSEFKFTVNDEGRIIYGLGAIKGVGEGPVEAITEARLAGPFKDLFDFCARVDLKRINKRTLDGLIRSGALDRLGPYFHDEQKAYQANIDRNRAVLLTAMEEAIKAAEQTARTQDSGHSDLFGGLFVEEDADVYANHRKAKELTLKERLKGEKDTLGLYLTGHPIDEYEGEIRRFARQRIIDLKPARDTQTVAGMIIALRVMKNKKGDKMGFITLDDRSGRIEASLFSESFHAAQSLLQTDAMVVVEGEVSNDDFSGGLKLRVKRVMSMEDARTNLAESLRLKLQTQDLKGDQLRWLGDLLKRHRGACPITMEYTSPDAKTLLQFGETWRIDPADALIQALRDQFGRDNVFLQYR
- the rnhB gene encoding ribonuclease HII — translated: MQMGLDFTLVAEVEELVAGVDEVGRGPLCGAVVTAAVILDPNRPILGLNDSKKLTEAKREKLYDEIIEKSLSWCIARAEVEEIDELNILHATMLAMQRAVAGLHIQPKLAMIDGNRCPQLPMRAEAVVQGDGKVPAIAAASILAKVSRDREMAAFELIYPGYGIGGHKGYPTPVHLEALVRLGPTPIHRRSFAPVRQAYEALEGLTQV
- the lpxB gene encoding lipid-A-disaccharide synthase gives rise to the protein MANLRIALVAGEASGDILGAGLMRALKAQHPAVEFIGVGGPLMQAEGLTSYFPMERLSVMGLVEVLGRLRELLKRRKDLIATLIAEKPDAFIGIDAPDFNLNIELKLRQAGIKTVHYVSPSVWAWRQKRVLKIREGCDLMLTLLPFEAKFYEEMGVPVRFVGHTLADTIPLEADRAAARAELGLPDGPLVALMPGSRGGEVSRLGALFLDTAERLRALRPGLRFVIPCANPERRAQLEELLAGRDLPVTLLDGKSHLALAACNAVLIASGTATLEALLYKRPMVVAYRLAPLTFWILKRMVKSPYVSLPNLLAQRLLVPELLQDDATVEALAQTLSPLIEGGEEQTRGFDEIHRTLRLDASNQAADAVLNLIGQTR
- the lpxA gene encoding acyl-ACP--UDP-N-acetylglucosamine O-acyltransferase, which translates into the protein MSLIDPRAIIDPSAVLADGVEVGPWSIIGAGVEIGEGTVIGPHVILKGPTRIGKHNRIYQFSSVGEDTPDLKYKGEETRLVIGDHNVIREGVTIHRGTVQDRSETTLGDHNLIMAYAHIGHDSVIGNHCILVNNTALAGHVHVDDWAILSGFTLVHQYCHIGAHSFSGMGTAIGKDVPAFVTVFGNPAEARSMNFEGMRRRGFSEDAIHTLRRAYKTVYRQGLTVEQALAELAEPAAQFPEVAIFRDSIQSSTRGITR
- the fabZ gene encoding 3-hydroxyacyl-ACP dehydratase FabZ is translated as MMDINEIREYLPHRYPFLLVDRVVELDTEGKRIRAYKNVSINEPFFNGHFPAHPIMPGVLIIEAMAQAAGILGFKMLDVKPADGTLYYFVGSDKLRFRQPVLPGDQLILEAKFISCKRQIWKFECQASVDGKPVCSAEIICAERKL